The following coding sequences lie in one Silene latifolia isolate original U9 population chromosome 5, ASM4854445v1, whole genome shotgun sequence genomic window:
- the LOC141655351 gene encoding uncharacterized protein LOC141655351: MGGLLRTTQRSESANSFFKRFENKYGTLTEFLVRYESATDHQMHLLKLREEENANSILKHSYGSKWETQAVRSYTHAMFYEFQNQVKLSINTCSLVGYTPPDPVTNFEVSLVEDAKKGLKFALECGRSTNDVRKEESDVREFAKLIKEFRTKLEGNTQPLTKQQQIELLMGCKVPEETNILPPNVSRNKGCGKRLVSKKNKAIKKAEKAKRLCAKSSHFVDLIAYTEERSPCFTSYHHHRQAHLATYTPISENT; encoded by the exons ATGGGCGGTTTACTACGAACTACACAAAGGTCAGAGAGTGCTAATAGTTTCTTTAAGCGGTTTGAAAACAAATACGGGACATTAACTGAGTTTTTGGTGCGCTATGAAAGCGCCACTGACCACCAAATGCACCTGCTGAAGCTCCGTGAAGAGGAGAAtgcgaattcaatcctcaaacactCGTATGGGTCAAAATGGGAGACACAAGCAGTGAGAAGCTATACCCATGCGATGTTCTATGAGTTCCAAAACCAGGTGAAGCTTTCAATAAATACCTGCAGTTTGGTTGGATACACTCCGCCAGATCCTGTGACGAACTTTGAAGTGTCGTTAGTTGAGGATGCAAAGAAAGGACTAAAATTTGCGCTTGAGTGCGGTAGAAGCACGAATGATGTAAG GAAAGAAGAGTCGGATGTGAGAGAGTTTGCCAAGTTAATCAAGGAATTCAGGACAAAACTAGAGGGAAACACTCAACCgttgacaaaacaacaacaaattgAGCTTCTAATGGGCTGCAAGGTTCCGGAAGAAACCAACATCTTACCGCCTAATGTGTCTAGGAACAAAGGCTGTGGTAAACGGTTGGTGAGCAAGAAAAATAAGGCAATCAAGAAGGCGGAAAAAGCAAAAAGGTTGTGTGCTAAATC gtctCATTTTGTCGACTTGATTGCATACACTGAAGAACGATCTCCCTGCTTCACATCATATCACCACCATAGACAAGCACATCTTGCTACTTATACTCCTATATCAGAAAAcacataa
- the LOC141655352 gene encoding protein FAR1-RELATED SEQUENCE 5-like, translating into MIVENSKANVGPSLTHQLCTQQLGGFQNVGATFKQFKNFQREMKCLMNSHDGEMFKSRLDTLAETKGLHFVYEKDSKNALTRIFWTNCDMQRAYALFGDGVSYDPTYGTNKYNMTFTPFTGIDHHKRSITFACALIEHENDESFMWVFDRFLANMGGKEPNYIITDEDPE; encoded by the coding sequence ATGATTGTCGAGAATTCAAAAGCAAATGTTGGTCCTAGCTTAACACACCAACTATGCACTCAACAATTGGGTGGTTTTCAAAATGTCGGGGCAACATTCAagcaattcaaaaattttcagagGGAAATGAAGTGTCTAATGAACAGTCATGATGGGGAAATGTTCAAATCACGCTTAGACACCCTAGCTGAAACAAAAGGGCTCCACTTTGTTTATGAAAAAGATTCCAAGAATGCATTGACAAGGATTTTTTGGACGAATTGTGACATGCAAAGAGCGTATGCTCTATTTGGGGATGGAGTTTCATACGACCCAACTTATGGTACAAACAAGTACAACATGACGTTCACGCCTTTCACGGGCATTGACCATCATAAAAGGTCAATCACATTTGCATGTGCGCTTATAGAACATGAAAACGATGAGTCATTCATGTGGGTATTTGACCGATTTCTAGCAAATATGGGTGGGAAAGAGCCCAACTACATAATCACCGACGAAGACCCGGAATAA